One segment of Sphingomonas qomolangmaensis DNA contains the following:
- a CDS encoding TonB-dependent receptor, with product MIPAAASAQETTSSIRGTVTQDGAPVAGAEVVITNATNGARATATTGSDGAFNAGALQPGGPYTVEVTSPIGNSTVTDIFTIVGQPYEVPIEIAADQSGDIVVTASSIAGAGVTSDGPQTVLTREDISRVASVNRDIRDLMRRDPFARMEDTAGGGRAISFAGVNPRFNRFSIDGVVVSDNFGLNPDANPTRRGPVPIDSIGQFSVSVAPYDIRQGNFLGGAVDAILLAGTNEFHGTGFYSQNTDGLSGERIGDNTDINLRFKSETYGATLSGPIIKDKLFFMVSGERTEQGNPLTLFSQIPGSAATQVTAVQQIAQSTYNYDAGDILEVSNEVDEKIVGKLTWNITDGQRLTLSYINAYDSNQVQGNVSTNGASPGFGLASNSYGGTELLRAGILQLNSQWTEAFSTEARFLYKSYERGRPIGGESLAQLRVCTDPTNNFGGQSNDTPVTCGTGNPILAIGAENSSQSNEFYTDTYGGSVQARLTQGGHDLRILAEMNEVRVFNLFLQNTQGNYYFDSLADFQARNASSVTYQNTGTGNADLAAADFKYRQYTFGIQDDIAITDRLNLSAGMRYDLFDADTPVPFNPGFTTRYGFPNTKTIRGLGLFQPRIGFDWEPIDDVKLRGGVGIFGGGTPDVYLSNSYSNAGAGIGGVSINSITVQRCVINATNCTSGYQLNGGNLPAATGEAVLSGVTGASIPAALQGQITNTGPNSLANINALDPGFDVPNVWKATLSADWTPRNFLGGGWRFGADYYHSTTNASVFFTDIRSRPIGKLPDGRTRFDAVVGTNTNTDILLTNSTKGRSHIGVVRVDKQFDFGLNLNFAYSLQDVRDQAPATSSTAGSNYGNGAFLDGSGAAYGTANDQVKWSFKYGAGFDHAFFGDYRTVIQLFGETQAGRPYSFTMEDAGASQRSAVFGVTGRDDRFLLYVPTGADDPLVSYGASGTGAAAQTAAQTQQSLEDLIASTKLGNFRGQIAPRNIARSRAYTRLDLHLEQEIPTFVGKSRVSVFADIENLPNLLNRDWGGFRQAVFPYVEDAVRVQCLSVPVASGTTPTAAQINSIPSQPCAQYRYTSYVAANDSVLETRRSLYLIRLGARFSF from the coding sequence GTGATTCCTGCCGCCGCGAGCGCGCAAGAGACGACGTCGAGCATCCGCGGCACCGTCACGCAGGATGGCGCTCCCGTAGCCGGCGCCGAGGTTGTGATCACCAACGCTACCAACGGCGCGCGCGCCACCGCGACAACGGGTAGCGATGGCGCGTTCAACGCCGGTGCGCTGCAGCCCGGCGGCCCCTACACCGTCGAAGTCACCAGCCCGATCGGCAATTCGACCGTTACCGACATTTTCACAATCGTCGGCCAACCGTACGAAGTGCCGATCGAGATCGCGGCCGATCAATCGGGCGACATCGTTGTCACCGCATCGTCGATCGCGGGTGCCGGTGTGACCTCGGATGGTCCGCAGACCGTGCTGACGCGCGAAGACATCAGCCGCGTCGCGTCAGTGAACCGCGACATCCGCGACCTGATGCGCCGCGATCCGTTCGCTCGCATGGAAGACACAGCGGGCGGCGGTCGTGCGATTTCGTTCGCGGGCGTGAATCCGCGCTTTAACCGCTTCTCAATCGATGGCGTAGTCGTCAGCGACAATTTCGGCCTGAACCCCGACGCTAACCCCACCCGCCGCGGCCCGGTGCCGATCGATTCGATCGGCCAGTTCTCGGTCTCGGTCGCTCCCTATGACATTCGCCAGGGTAACTTCCTTGGCGGCGCGGTCGATGCGATCCTGCTCGCAGGCACCAACGAATTCCACGGCACCGGTTTCTACTCGCAGAACACCGACGGTCTGTCGGGCGAGCGCATCGGCGACAACACCGACATCAACCTTCGCTTCAAGAGCGAAACCTATGGCGCCACGCTGTCTGGCCCGATCATCAAAGACAAGCTGTTCTTCATGGTCTCGGGCGAACGCACCGAGCAGGGCAACCCGCTAACGCTGTTTTCGCAGATCCCCGGTTCGGCCGCGACCCAGGTAACCGCAGTCCAACAGATCGCTCAAAGCACGTACAACTACGACGCTGGCGACATTCTCGAAGTGTCGAACGAGGTTGACGAGAAGATCGTCGGAAAGCTGACCTGGAACATCACCGACGGTCAACGCCTGACGCTGTCGTACATCAACGCCTATGACTCTAATCAGGTGCAGGGAAATGTCAGCACCAACGGCGCCTCGCCCGGCTTCGGTCTTGCGTCGAACAGCTACGGCGGCACCGAATTGCTGCGCGCGGGCATCCTCCAGCTGAACTCCCAGTGGACCGAGGCGTTCTCGACGGAGGCACGCTTTCTGTACAAAAGCTACGAGCGCGGCCGCCCGATCGGCGGCGAATCGCTGGCACAGCTCCGCGTTTGCACCGATCCAACCAACAATTTCGGCGGCCAGAGCAACGACACGCCGGTAACCTGCGGCACCGGCAACCCGATTCTGGCGATCGGTGCCGAGAATTCGTCGCAGTCGAACGAGTTTTATACCGACACCTATGGTGGCTCGGTACAGGCGCGGTTAACTCAAGGCGGGCATGACCTTCGCATCCTCGCCGAGATGAACGAGGTCCGGGTGTTCAACCTGTTCCTCCAGAATACCCAGGGTAACTATTATTTCGACTCGCTCGCCGATTTCCAGGCACGCAATGCCAGCTCGGTTACGTATCAAAATACCGGTACTGGCAACGCCGACCTGGCCGCGGCCGACTTCAAATATCGTCAATATACGTTCGGTATTCAGGACGACATCGCGATTACCGATCGCCTCAACCTGTCGGCAGGCATGCGCTACGACCTGTTCGACGCCGACACGCCGGTGCCGTTCAACCCCGGCTTCACGACGCGCTACGGCTTTCCAAACACCAAGACGATCCGTGGCCTGGGCCTGTTCCAGCCGCGCATCGGCTTCGATTGGGAGCCGATCGATGATGTGAAGCTGCGCGGCGGCGTCGGCATCTTCGGCGGCGGCACCCCCGACGTCTATCTGTCGAACAGCTATTCGAACGCAGGCGCAGGCATCGGTGGCGTGTCGATCAACTCGATCACGGTCCAGCGTTGTGTAATCAACGCCACCAACTGCACCTCGGGCTATCAGCTGAACGGCGGCAATCTGCCAGCGGCAACGGGTGAGGCCGTTCTTAGCGGCGTGACCGGTGCGAGCATCCCTGCGGCGCTGCAAGGTCAGATCACGAACACCGGGCCGAATTCGCTGGCGAACATCAACGCGCTCGATCCAGGCTTCGACGTTCCCAATGTGTGGAAGGCTACGCTGTCGGCCGACTGGACCCCGCGCAACTTCCTGGGCGGCGGCTGGCGCTTCGGTGCCGATTACTACCACAGCACGACCAACGCATCGGTGTTCTTTACCGACATCCGGTCGCGTCCGATTGGCAAGCTGCCCGATGGCCGCACGCGCTTCGACGCGGTGGTCGGCACCAACACCAACACCGACATCTTGCTGACCAATTCGACCAAGGGCCGCAGCCATATCGGCGTGGTTCGCGTCGACAAGCAGTTCGACTTCGGCCTGAACCTGAACTTCGCTTATTCGCTGCAGGACGTACGCGATCAGGCACCCGCGACGTCGTCGACCGCAGGGTCGAACTATGGCAACGGTGCATTCCTTGACGGCAGCGGCGCGGCGTACGGCACTGCCAACGACCAGGTGAAGTGGTCGTTCAAATACGGCGCGGGCTTCGACCATGCGTTCTTTGGTGACTACCGCACCGTCATCCAGCTGTTCGGCGAAACCCAGGCGGGCCGCCCGTACAGCTTCACCATGGAAGATGCCGGTGCGTCGCAGCGCAGCGCAGTCTTCGGTGTTACCGGTCGCGACGATCGCTTCCTGCTGTATGTGCCTACCGGCGCCGACGACCCCTTGGTCAGCTACGGCGCATCGGGCACCGGTGCAGCGGCACAAACCGCTGCGCAGACCCAGCAGAGCCTTGAGGATCTGATCGCGAGCACCAAGCTTGGCAACTTCCGCGGCCAGATCGCGCCACGCAACATCGCACGTTCGCGTGCCTACACCCGGCTCGACCTGCACCTTGAGCAGGAAATCCCGACGTTCGTGGGCAAGTCGCGGGTCTCGGTGTTCGCCGACATCGAAAACCTGCCCAACCTACTGAACCGCGATTGGGGCGGCTTCCGTCAGGCAGTTTTCCCCTATGTCGAGGATGCGGTTCGGGTGCAGTGCCTGAGCGTCCCGGTCGCATCGGGTACCACGCCTACCGCCGCCCAGATCAACTCGATCCCCAGCCAGCCATGCGCGCAATATCGCTACACCAGCTATGTGGCCGCAAATGACAGCGTGCTTGAAACCCGCCGCTCGCTTTATCTGATCCGCCTGGGCGCACGCTTCAGCTTCTAA
- a CDS encoding sensor histidine kinase, giving the protein MARPAILSRPFFEDKSRAFWMLQAAGWSGFLILRLVSGVSNDPTLETVIPIIIDAIVGYCLTLLLSTLYGYYRRLPRIAGILAVIATLIVATAIYAVLDAFIFSATIQSDRTVSLSRVLGYTVFTFTVLAGWTALYFGINWYLIVEEQMDQMQALATQASSAQLAMLRYQLNPHFLFNTLNSISTLVLLKQTERANVMLSRLSSFLRYTLANEPTAHVTLAQEVETLKLYLEIEKMRFEQRLQMAFDIDARVEKARLPSLLLQPLVENAIKYAVTPMEEGAQIAVSARLAGDRVQIAVTDTGPGLMQRKSRPSLSTGVGLTNIRERLAQSFGADHRFETGANPGGGFRVEIEIPFQVEEPNREAA; this is encoded by the coding sequence ATGGCCAGACCCGCGATCCTTTCCCGTCCGTTCTTCGAGGACAAGAGCCGCGCCTTCTGGATGCTCCAGGCGGCGGGGTGGTCGGGCTTTCTGATCCTGCGGCTGGTGTCGGGGGTGTCGAACGACCCGACGCTCGAAACGGTGATCCCGATCATCATCGACGCGATCGTCGGCTATTGCCTGACCTTGCTGCTCTCGACGCTGTACGGCTATTACCGGCGACTGCCGCGGATCGCGGGCATCCTGGCGGTGATCGCCACGCTGATCGTCGCCACCGCGATCTATGCGGTGCTCGACGCCTTCATCTTCTCGGCCACCATCCAGAGCGACCGGACGGTCAGCCTTAGCCGCGTGCTCGGCTACACCGTCTTCACCTTCACCGTGCTGGCGGGGTGGACCGCGCTGTATTTCGGCATCAACTGGTATCTGATCGTCGAGGAGCAGATGGACCAGATGCAGGCGCTGGCGACACAGGCCTCGTCGGCGCAGCTGGCGATGCTGCGCTACCAGCTCAACCCGCATTTCCTGTTCAACACGCTCAATTCGATCTCGACGCTGGTGCTGCTGAAACAGACCGAGCGCGCCAACGTCATGCTCAGCCGACTGTCGTCGTTCCTGCGCTATACGCTGGCCAACGAACCCACTGCGCATGTCACGCTGGCGCAGGAGGTGGAGACCTTGAAGCTGTATCTCGAGATCGAGAAGATGCGATTCGAGCAGCGGCTGCAGATGGCGTTCGACATCGACGCGCGGGTCGAGAAGGCGCGGCTGCCCTCGCTGCTGCTGCAGCCTTTGGTCGAAAACGCGATCAAATATGCGGTGACGCCGATGGAGGAGGGGGCGCAGATCGCAGTTTCCGCACGGCTCGCCGGGGATCGGGTCCAGATAGCCGTGACAGATACCGGGCCGGGGTTGATGCAGCGCAAATCTCGGCCAAGCCTTTCAACCGGCGTGGGGCTTACCAATATTCGCGAGCGGCTGGCGCAGTCCTTCGGGGCCGACCATCGCTTCGAAACGGGTGCAAACCCGGGGGGCGGCTTCCGCGTCGAGATCGAAATACCGTTCCAGGTCGAGGAACCCAACCGCGAGGCAGCATGA
- a CDS encoding ribbon-helix-helix domain-containing protein: protein MTPAGAVTAPPGGFAGPVKRSITIAGHPTSISLEPVFWEALEAAAVAHGLPLSALVAQIDVARIAGDTPPNLASAIRSWLLLHASVGGAHDTI from the coding sequence ATGACCCCGGCAGGGGCGGTGACCGCGCCGCCGGGGGGCTTTGCCGGGCCGGTCAAGCGATCGATCACGATCGCCGGCCACCCGACATCGATCAGCCTGGAGCCGGTGTTCTGGGAAGCGCTGGAAGCGGCAGCGGTAGCGCATGGCCTGCCGCTTAGCGCGCTAGTGGCGCAGATCGACGTGGCCAGGATCGCCGGCGACACCCCGCCGAATTTGGCGAGCGCGATACGGAGTTGGTTGTTGTTGCACGCCAGCGTCGGGGGCGCACACGATACCATCTGA
- the cobT gene encoding cobaltochelatase subunit CobT, whose amino-acid sequence MATDTPLDRFRDVLGGASRAIANDAEVELAFTADAPSQAGRSIKVPMPARALPADQVAEARGFADGFALRLKHHDVIKHARAAPKEPVARAVFDAVETARIEALGSKGFAGIADNLEHSLTLRMKSDPIARARNAQEVPLSTAIQLMVRERLTGRAAPASAALGLGLVADWIEEKGGADLDALALAIDDQDAFAALIANLLQDLELTEGEMAPDDADEGGAEDEGSEDSEQEEGEEEGDQGSGEGQVEARGEQRDSDSEQGQSEEEAPSDAMDDIDGDPGDDGEDGMMPVRPNRPWGDMPPQFEYKAFTRAHDEVIAATELCDAEELERLRSYLDQQLVTLQSVVTKLANRLQRRLMAQQSRSWDFDQEEGMLDAARLARVVVNPMQSLSYKSERDTDFRDTVVTLLIDNSGSMRGRPISIAAISADILARTLERCGVKTEILGFTTRAWKGGQARDAWLAAGRPPQPGRLNDVRHIVYKQADEPWRRAKKSLGLMMREGLLKENIDGEALLWAHERLIARPEDRKILMVISDGAPVDDSTLSVNSGSYLERHLRQVIGWIENKSPVGLVAIGIGHDVTRYYARAVTIMDVDQLAGTMIEQLASLFDDE is encoded by the coding sequence ATGGCCACCGACACCCCCCTCGACCGGTTCCGCGACGTGCTCGGCGGGGCATCGCGCGCGATCGCCAATGATGCCGAGGTCGAACTGGCCTTCACTGCCGATGCGCCGAGCCAGGCGGGGCGGAGCATCAAGGTGCCGATGCCCGCGCGCGCGCTGCCCGCCGACCAGGTGGCCGAGGCGCGCGGCTTTGCCGATGGCTTTGCGCTGCGGCTCAAGCATCACGACGTGATCAAGCACGCGCGCGCCGCGCCCAAGGAGCCGGTGGCGCGCGCGGTGTTCGATGCGGTCGAAACCGCGCGGATCGAGGCATTGGGGTCGAAGGGCTTTGCCGGCATCGCCGACAACCTCGAACACAGCCTGACGCTGCGGATGAAGTCCGATCCGATCGCGCGCGCACGCAATGCCCAGGAAGTGCCGCTGTCGACCGCGATCCAATTGATGGTGCGCGAGCGGCTGACCGGGCGTGCGGCGCCGGCCAGCGCGGCGCTGGGCCTCGGGCTGGTCGCCGACTGGATCGAGGAGAAGGGCGGCGCCGATCTCGACGCGCTGGCGCTGGCGATCGACGACCAGGACGCCTTCGCCGCGCTGATCGCCAATCTGCTGCAAGACCTGGAGCTGACCGAAGGCGAGATGGCGCCCGACGATGCCGATGAAGGCGGCGCCGAGGACGAGGGCTCCGAAGACAGCGAGCAGGAAGAGGGCGAGGAGGAAGGCGACCAGGGCAGCGGCGAAGGCCAGGTCGAAGCGCGCGGCGAACAGCGCGACAGCGACAGCGAACAGGGCCAGAGCGAAGAGGAAGCCCCCTCCGACGCAATGGACGACATCGACGGCGATCCCGGCGACGATGGCGAGGACGGGATGATGCCCGTTCGCCCCAATCGGCCTTGGGGTGACATGCCGCCGCAGTTCGAATACAAGGCCTTCACCCGCGCGCACGACGAAGTAATCGCCGCGACCGAACTGTGCGACGCCGAGGAACTCGAGCGGTTGCGCTCGTATCTCGACCAGCAATTGGTGACGCTGCAGAGCGTCGTGACCAAGCTGGCCAACCGGTTGCAGCGCCGGCTGATGGCGCAGCAATCGCGCAGCTGGGACTTCGACCAGGAAGAGGGGATGCTCGATGCAGCGCGGCTGGCGCGCGTCGTCGTCAACCCGATGCAGTCGCTGTCGTACAAGAGCGAGCGCGATACCGATTTCCGCGACACCGTGGTTACGCTGCTGATCGACAATTCGGGATCGATGCGCGGGCGACCGATCTCGATCGCGGCGATCAGCGCCGACATCCTGGCGCGCACGCTCGAGCGCTGCGGCGTGAAGACCGAGATCCTCGGTTTCACGACCCGTGCCTGGAAGGGCGGACAGGCGCGCGATGCCTGGCTCGCCGCGGGCCGCCCGCCGCAGCCCGGGCGGCTGAACGACGTGCGCCACATCGTCTATAAACAGGCCGACGAGCCGTGGCGGCGCGCGAAAAAGTCGCTCGGGCTGATGATGCGCGAGGGGCTGCTCAAGGAGAATATCGACGGCGAGGCCTTGCTGTGGGCGCACGAACGGCTGATCGCGCGGCCCGAGGATCGCAAGATACTGATGGTGATTTCGGACGGCGCGCCGGTCGACGATTCGACGCTGTCGGTGAATTCGGGAAGCTATCTCGAACGCCATCTGCGCCAGGTGATCGGCTGGATCGAGAACAAGTCGCCGGTCGGGCTGGTGGCGATCGGCATCGGCCATGACGTGACGCGCTATTATGCCCGCGCGGTGACGATCATGGACGTCGACCAGCTGGCGGGCACGATGATCGAGCAACTCGCCAGCCTGTTCGACGACGAATGA
- the yghU gene encoding glutathione-dependent disulfide-bond oxidoreductase produces MADAPDPANNLPTGYVPPAVWQCEPGNGGQFASINRPVSGATHDKVLPVGKHPLQLHSMGTPNGQKVTILLEELLAAGHRDAEYDAWLIRIGDGDQFGSGFVEVNPNSKIPALIDKSADPEIRVFESGAILFYLAEKFGAFLPTDPAKRAATMSWLMWQMGAGPFVGGGFGHFYAYAPIKIQYAIDRYAMEVKRQLHVLDTQLGRHEFVAGDDYTIADMAIWPWYGGGLLGGAYSAQAFLGVEEYGNVRRWTDQLAARPAVRRGAMVNRTMGPLEGQLHERHDAGDFETRTADKVG; encoded by the coding sequence ATGGCCGACGCACCCGATCCCGCGAACAATCTGCCCACCGGCTATGTGCCGCCCGCGGTCTGGCAATGTGAGCCGGGCAATGGCGGGCAGTTCGCCAGCATCAACCGCCCCGTTTCGGGCGCGACGCATGACAAGGTGCTGCCGGTCGGCAAACATCCGCTGCAGCTCCATTCGATGGGAACGCCCAACGGGCAGAAGGTGACGATCCTGCTCGAGGAGCTGCTCGCCGCCGGCCACCGCGATGCCGAATATGACGCCTGGTTGATCCGTATCGGCGATGGCGATCAGTTCGGCAGCGGCTTTGTCGAGGTGAACCCCAATTCGAAGATCCCCGCGCTGATCGACAAATCCGCCGACCCCGAAATCCGCGTGTTCGAAAGCGGCGCGATCCTGTTCTACCTCGCCGAAAAGTTCGGCGCGTTCCTGCCGACCGATCCGGCCAAGCGCGCGGCGACGATGAGCTGGCTGATGTGGCAGATGGGCGCGGGGCCGTTCGTCGGCGGCGGCTTCGGGCATTTCTATGCCTATGCGCCGATCAAGATCCAGTACGCGATCGATCGCTATGCGATGGAGGTGAAGCGCCAGCTGCACGTGCTCGACACCCAATTGGGCCGGCACGAATTCGTCGCGGGCGACGACTATACGATCGCCGACATGGCGATCTGGCCCTGGTATGGCGGCGGGCTGCTGGGCGGGGCGTATAGTGCGCAGGCGTTTCTGGGGGTCGAGGAATATGGCAATGTCCGCCGCTGGACCGACCAGCTTGCCGCGCGGCCTGCGGTGCGGCGCGGCGCCATGGTCAACCGGACGATGGGGCCGCTCGAGGGGCAGTTGCACGAGCGGCACGATGCGGGGGACTTCGAGACGCGGACGGCGGATAAGGTCGGGTGA
- the ligA gene encoding NAD-dependent DNA ligase LigA, which yields MATDPALPQTDEEAAAELARLAAEIAHHNRAYHTDDAPEISDAAYDALVRRNLAIEAAFPQLAHSDSPSAQVGAAPATHLAKVAHARPMLSLDNAFSDEEVAEFVQRIRRFLSLAEDEAVALTAEPKIDGLSCSLRYEDRRLVRALTRGDGTTGEDVTANVATIADIPQALPADAPEIFEVRGEVYMEKQAFAELNARLLAQAEAAGDAAKARRFANPRNAAAGSLRQKDAGVTAQRPLRFLAHGWGETSDLPGATQAEIVAKLRAWGFPIAEAFARFDDAQAALDRYRAIEAERADLPFDIDGVVYKIDRLDWQARLGFVGRAPRWALAHKFPAERAQTTLNAIDIQVGRTGKLTPVARLEPVTVGGVVVTNATLHNADEIARLGVNPGDRVVIQRAGDVIPQIVENLSRDDARAPWRFPTHCPECGSDAVREEGEVDIRCSGGLVCPAQRTERLKHFASRGALDIEGLGAQQIEDFVTDGLLHTPADIFRLTQAQLLPRKKDGKVWAANLLRSIEAKRAPDPVRFLFGLGIRHVGSITARELLKAFGTVQAIAQVATRAHDDEAARAEIEAVEGIGPIVTQALIAFFAEAHNREAWDDLLSEVAPEPFVQVQRTSEVSGKTVVFTGTLETLSRDEAKAQAEALGARVSGSVSAKTDLLVAGAAAGSKRKKAEEAGVRVVDEAGWLAIVAAAG from the coding sequence ATGGCCACCGACCCCGCCCTCCCCCAAACCGACGAGGAAGCCGCCGCCGAACTCGCGCGCCTCGCCGCCGAGATCGCGCACCACAACCGCGCCTATCACACCGATGACGCGCCCGAGATCAGTGACGCCGCCTATGACGCGTTGGTCCGCCGCAACCTGGCGATCGAGGCGGCGTTTCCGCAGCTTGCGCACAGCGATTCGCCCTCGGCGCAGGTCGGTGCGGCGCCCGCGACGCATCTGGCCAAGGTGGCGCATGCGCGGCCGATGCTCAGCCTCGACAACGCCTTTTCGGACGAGGAGGTCGCCGAGTTCGTCCAGCGCATCCGCCGCTTCCTGAGCCTGGCCGAAGACGAAGCCGTGGCGCTGACCGCCGAGCCCAAGATCGACGGGCTGTCCTGCTCGCTGCGCTATGAGGACCGGCGGCTGGTGCGCGCGCTCACCCGCGGCGACGGCACTACCGGCGAGGACGTGACCGCCAACGTCGCAACGATCGCCGACATTCCGCAGGCGCTGCCCGCCGATGCACCCGAAATCTTCGAGGTGCGCGGCGAGGTGTATATGGAAAAACAGGCCTTCGCCGAGCTGAACGCGCGGCTGCTCGCGCAGGCCGAGGCGGCGGGCGATGCCGCCAAGGCGCGGCGCTTCGCCAACCCGCGCAACGCCGCCGCAGGATCGCTGCGCCAGAAGGACGCGGGGGTTACCGCGCAGCGCCCGCTGCGCTTCCTGGCGCATGGCTGGGGCGAGACCAGCGATCTGCCGGGCGCGACGCAGGCCGAGATCGTCGCCAAGCTGCGCGCTTGGGGCTTCCCGATCGCCGAAGCCTTCGCGCGGTTCGACGACGCGCAGGCCGCGCTCGACCGCTATCGCGCGATCGAAGCCGAACGCGCGGACCTGCCCTTCGACATCGATGGCGTGGTGTACAAGATCGACCGGCTCGACTGGCAGGCGCGATTGGGCTTTGTCGGGCGCGCGCCGCGCTGGGCGCTCGCACACAAATTCCCCGCCGAGCGCGCGCAGACCACGCTCAACGCGATCGACATCCAGGTCGGGCGGACGGGCAAGCTCACCCCCGTCGCGCGGCTCGAGCCCGTCACCGTCGGCGGCGTCGTCGTCACCAACGCGACGCTGCACAATGCCGACGAGATCGCGCGGCTGGGGGTAAATCCCGGCGACCGCGTGGTGATCCAGCGCGCGGGCGACGTGATCCCGCAGATCGTCGAGAATTTGTCGCGCGACGATGCGCGTGCGCCGTGGCGCTTCCCGACACATTGCCCCGAATGCGGATCCGACGCGGTGCGCGAGGAGGGCGAGGTCGATATCCGCTGTTCGGGCGGGCTGGTGTGCCCCGCGCAGCGCACCGAGCGGCTGAAGCATTTCGCCAGCCGCGGCGCGCTCGATATCGAGGGGCTGGGTGCCCAGCAGATCGAGGATTTCGTGACCGACGGGCTGCTGCATACCCCCGCCGACATCTTCCGCCTGACGCAGGCGCAATTGCTGCCGCGCAAGAAGGACGGCAAGGTCTGGGCGGCGAACCTGCTGCGCTCGATCGAAGCCAAGCGCGCGCCCGATCCGGTGCGCTTCCTGTTCGGCCTGGGAATCCGCCATGTCGGCAGCATCACCGCGCGCGAATTGCTCAAGGCATTCGGCACGGTCCAGGCGATCGCGCAGGTCGCGACCCGCGCGCATGACGACGAAGCGGCGCGCGCGGAGATCGAGGCGGTCGAGGGGATCGGCCCGATCGTGACCCAGGCGCTGATCGCCTTCTTCGCCGAGGCGCATAATCGTGAGGCGTGGGACGACCTGCTCAGCGAAGTGGCGCCCGAACCCTTCGTCCAGGTCCAGCGCACCTCCGAAGTCAGCGGCAAGACCGTGGTGTTCACCGGCACGCTCGAAACGCTGTCGCGCGATGAGGCCAAGGCGCAGGCCGAGGCTTTGGGCGCGCGCGTATCGGGATCGGTATCGGCCAAGACCGACCTGCTGGTGGCGGGCGCGGCGGCCGGATCGAAGCGCAAAAAGGCAGAGGAGGCCGGGGTGCGCGTGGTCGACGAAGCGGGCTGGCTGGCGATCGTCGCCGCCGCGGGGTGA